A genomic stretch from Limanda limanda chromosome 11, fLimLim1.1, whole genome shotgun sequence includes:
- the LOC133013499 gene encoding uncharacterized protein LOC133013499: MSAVRSGSALLSLLLVVTAHVTGVHAGTPRQKISLAEADRLPRCSGGPEPGDLAAAFRVPTLGGEFSFQPGAVQGSLVIHAFTNRSGFLESLWSSESSLLSLVRELPARAQVLFLSLDESSVSDALWMREQLQRAAGDSHKEVLSRLHFSPVPVFALGNWIPKVLYYWSCTAAPNCGLSQAVFTSEGWNMPVIIKRLNARYDWLWARWDNGSYLLTDAGDGCDPSSAVAGAVAWVSEGNCSFFTKVQSMAKSNASGVLVYALPGNPIQDMNCVKDECDSPLNITAAMVHLEPSVAQALRSGQKVNVSFQITPSPNFFIGIDQQGALAEMGSFLYPTFSFINWQAQWFDFSSDLQDKLQTRAEVVSVFDKVPMQGDKGAVAAVELPSGSLDFDKLELDASLSCPGSRDSSCAHWDHTVQLFVCCDHLGPYCNMELSRWITAFRRGIGRWLTDVSPLIPLLDSHTCTFTMKTPPWAMPWIVSLNLRFSVSNHTDNHTEKLRPFRVMSLYGGGTFDKNYNKRFQPIKFLVPPSAMKVELYAVITGHGSDDNRCGEFCVTSHHFLINAAFNNTRIFDSAGSPLGCAMRVTEGAVPNEHGTWLYGRGGWCDGLQVSPWRADITEQLDLSGSESNTVVYFGLFEEKHPNPSKNPGYIIMSSFLIFYK; encoded by the exons ATGTCCGCGGTGCGTTCAGGCTCCGCGCTGCTGAGCCTCCTCCTTGTTGTGACAGCTCATGTGACCGGGGTTCATGCGGGGACACCGAGGCAGAAGATCAGCCTGGCCGAGGCTGATCGTCTGCCTCGGTGCTCCGGCGGGCCCGAGCCGGGGGACCTCGCCGCCGCGTTCAGGGTCCCGACTCTGGGCGGAGAGTTCTCCTTCCAGCCCGGAGCGGTGCAGGGGAGCCTGGTGATCCACGCCTTCACCAACCGGTCCGGGTTCCTGGAGAGTCTGTGGAGCTCCGAGTCCTCGCTGCTCAGCCTGGTGCGGGAGCTGCCGGCCCGGGCCCAGGTCCTGTTCCTGTCCCTGGACGAGTCCTCCGTGTCCGATGCTCTGTGGATGAGGGAGCAGCTGCAGCGGGCCGCCGGCGACAG TCACAAGGAGGTTCTGTCCAGACTTCACTTCTCTCCAGTGCCGGTCTTCGCTCTGGGGAACTGGATCCCTAAGGTGCTGTACTACTGGAGCTGCACGGCTGCACCCAACTGTGGCCTCTCCCAGGCCGTGTTCACCTCCGAGG GGTGGAACATGCCAGTGATCATCAAGCGACTGAATGCCAGGTACGACTGGCTCTGGGCCCGCTGGGATAATGGGTCGTATCTGCTGACGGATGCAGGAGACGGATGTGATCCCTCCTCGGCTGTGGCCGGTGCCGTGGCCTGGGTGTCCGAGGGAAACTGCTCCTTCTTCACTAAG GTTCAGTCCATGGCCAAATCCAACGCCTCCGGAGTGCTGGTCTACGCCCTCCCTGGAAACCCGATCCAGGACATGAACTGTGTTAAGGATGAATGTGATTCGCCTCTGAACATCACAGCTGCCATGGTGCACCTGGAGCCGTCGGTGGCTCAGGCGCTCCG GTCTGGACAGAAGGTCAATGTGTCCTTCCAGATAACCCCATCTCCTAACTTCTTCATCGGTATTGACCAACAGGGGGCGCTGGCGGAGATGGGCTCGTTTCTTTACCCCACGTTCAGCTTCATCAACTGGCAGGCGCAGTG GTTTGACTTCTCTTCAGATCTTCAGGACAAACTTCAAACTCGGGCCGAGGTCGTTTCTGTCTTCGACAAAGTCCCGATGCAGGGAGACAAAGGAGCAGTGGCTGCAGTCGAGCTGCCGTCAG GCTCGTTGGACTTTGACAAACTGGAGCTGGACGCGTCCCTGTCGTGTCCCGGCAGCAGGGACTCGTCCTGCGCTCACTGGGATCACACGGTGCAGCTGTTCGTCTGCTGCGATCACCTCGGGCCGTACTGCAACATGGAGCTGAGCCGCTGGATCACCGCCTTCCGCAG AGGAATCGGTCGCTGGCTCACAGATGTGTCTCCCCTCATCCCGCTGCTGGACAGCCACACATGCACCTTCACCATGAAGACGCCGCCGTGGGCGATGCCTTGGATCGTTTCCCTCAACCTGAGATTCAGTGTCAGCAATCACACAG ATAACCACACGGAGAAGCTCCGCCCCTTCCGAGTGATGTCACTGTACGGCGGCGGGACCTTTGACAAAAACTACAACAAGCGATTCCAGCCAATCAAATTCCTGGTCCCCCCCTCAGCCATGAAG GTGGAGCTCTACGCCGTCATCACGGGTCACGGCAGCGACGACAACCGCTGCGGGGAATTCTGTGTGACCTCCCACCACTTCCTGATCAACGCTGCGTTCAACAACACGCGCATATTTGACTCTGCAG GCTCTCCTCTGGGCTGCGCCATGCGAGTGACAGAGGGGGCGGTGCCAAACGAACACGGGACGTGGCTGTACGGGCGGGGGGGCTGGTGTGACGGGCTCCAGGTCAGCCCCTGGAGGGCGGACATCACCGAACAG tTGGACTTGAGCGGATCTGAATCCAACACAGTCGTCTACTTTGGTCTGTTCGAGGAGAAGCATCCTAATCCCTCTAAGAATCCCGGATACATCATCATGTCGTCTTTTCTCATCTTCTACAAATGA
- the LOC133013498 gene encoding uncharacterized protein LOC133013498, with amino-acid sequence MSAVRSGSALLSLLLVLTAHVTGDHAGTARQKISLAEAEHQLPGSRDNTVPLGCRHPSGPRGSAGPEPGDLAAAFRVPTLAGEFSFQPGAVQGSLVIHAFTNRSGFLESLWSSESSLLSLVRELPARAQVLFLSLDESSVSDALWMREQLQRAAGDSHKEVLSRLHFSPVPVFALGNWIPKVLYYWGCTGHNCGLSQAVFTSEGWNMPVIIKRLNARYDWLPARWGQGSYLLTDAGDGCDPSSSVAGAVAWVSEGNCSFFTKVQSMAKSNASGVLVYALPGNPIQDMNCVKDECDSPLNITAAMVHLEPSVAQALRFGQKVSVSFQTTPSPNFFISIDQQGALAEMGWFLYPTFSFINWQAQWFDFSSDLQDKLQTPAEVVSVFDKVQMQGDKGAVAAVELPSGSLDFDKLELDASLSCPGSRDSSCAHWDHTVQLFVCCDHLGPYCNMELSRWITAFRRGIGRWLTDVSPLIPLLDSHTCTFTMKTVPWAMPWIVSLNLRFSASNHTDNHTEKLRPFRVMSLYSGGTFDKNYNKRFQPIKFHVPPSAMKVELYAVITGHGSDENGCGEFCVTSHHFLINAAFNNTRIFDSAGSPLGCAMRVTEGAVPNEHGTWLYGRGGWCDGLQVSPWRADITEQLDLSGSESNTVVYFGLFEGQDPNPSQKPGYIIMSSFLVFYK; translated from the exons ATGTCCGCGGTGCGTTCAGGCTCCGCGCTGCTGAGCCTCCTCCTTGTTTTGACAGCTCATGTGACCGGGGATCATGCGGGGACAGCGAGGCAGAAGATCAGCCTGGCCGAGGCTGAGCACCAGCTCCCGGGCTCCAGGGACAACACGGTGCCGCTGGGGTGCAGACACCCCTCCGGTCCCCGTGGCTCCGCCGGGCCCGAGCCGGGGGACCTCGCTGCCGCGTTCAGGGTCCCGACTCTGGCCGGAGAGTTCTCCTTCCAGCCCGGAGCGGTGCAGGGGAGCCTGGTGATCCACGCCTTCACCAACCGGTCCGGGTTCCTGGAGAGTCTGTGGAGCTCCGAGTCCTCGCTGCTCAGCCTGGTGAGGGAGCTGCCGGCCCGGGCCCAGGTCCTGTTCCTGTCCCTGGACGAGTCCTCCGTGTCCGATGCTCTGTGGATGAGGGAGCAGCTGCAGCGGGCCGCCGGTGACAG TCACAAGGAGGTTCTGTCCAGACTTCACTTCTCTCCAGTGCCGGTCTTTGCTCTGGGGAACTGGATCCCTAAGGTGCTGTACTACTGGGGCTGCACGGGTCACAACTGTGGCCTCTCCCAGGCCGTGTTCACCTCCGAGG GGTGGAACATGCCAGTGATCATCAAGCGACTGAACGCCAGGTACGACTGGCTCCCGGCCCGCTGGGGTCAGGGGTCGTATCTGCTGACGGATGCAGGAGACGGATGTGATCCCTCCTCATCTGTGGCCGGTGCTGTGGCCTGGGTGTCCGAGGGAAACTGCTCCTTCTTCACTAAG GTTCAGTCCATGGCCAAATCCAACGCCTCCGGAGTGCTGGTCTACGCCCTCCCTGGAAACCCGATCCAGGACATGAACTGTGTTAAGGATGAATGTGATTCTCCTCTGAACATCACAGCTGCCATGGTGCACCTGGAGCCGTCGGTGGCTCAGGCGCTCCG GTTTGGACAGAAGGTCAGTGTGTCCTTCCAGACGACCCCATCTCCTAACTTCTTCATCAGTATTGACCAACAGGGGGCGCTGGCGGAGATGGGCTGGTTTCTTTACCCCACCTTCAGCTTCATCAACTGGCAGGCGCAGTG GTTTGACTTCTCTTCAGATCTTCAGGACAAACTTCAAACTCCGGCCGAGGTCGTTTCTGTCTTCGACAAAGTCCAGATGCAGGGAGACAAAGGAGCGGTGGCTGCAGTCGAGCTGCCGTCAG gctCGTTGGACTTTGACAAACTGGAGCTGGACGCGTCCCTGTCGTGTCCCGGCAGCAGGGACTCGTCCTGCGCTCACTGGGATCACACGGTGCAGCTGTTCGTCTGCTGCGATCACCTCGGCCCGTACTGCAACATGGAGCTGAGCCGCTGGATCACCGCCTTCCGCAG AGGAATCGGTCGCTGGCTCACAGATGTGTCTCCGCTCATCCCGCTGCTGGACAGCCACACGTGCACCTTCACCATGAAGACGGTGCCGTGGGCGATGCCTTGGATCGTTTCCCTCAACCTGAGATTCAGCGCCAGCAATCACACAG ATAACCACACGGAGAAGCTCCGCCCCTTCCGAGTGATGTCACTGTACAGCGGCGGGACCTTTGACAAAAACTACAACAAGCGATTCCAGCCAATCAAATTCCACGTCCCCCCCTCAGCCATGAAG GTGGAGCTCTACGCCGTCATCACGGGTCACGGCAGCGACGAGAACGGCTGCGGAGAATTCTGTGTGACCTCCCACCACTTCCTGATCAACGCTGCGTTCAACAACACTCGTATATTTGACTCTGCAG GCTCTCCTCTGGGCTGCGCCATGCGGGTGACAGAGGGGGCGGTGCCAAACGAACACGGGACGTGGCTGTACGGGCGGGGGGGCTGGTGTGACGGGCTCCAGGTCAGCCCCTGGAGGGCGGACATCACCGAACAG TTGGACTTGAGCGGATCTGAATCCAACACAGTCGTCTACTTCGGTCTGTTCGAGGGGCAGGATCCGAATCCATCTCAGAAACCCGGATACATCATCATGTCGTCTTTTCTCGTCTTCTACAAATGA
- the LOC133013505 gene encoding protachykinin-like yields the protein MEMVKLVVIVLLLLTNVFCQDVENWRGAREENKWPNSEVIEDVFVRLIRKPGPRQYLRLTGKKDSGKIQPAHKRHKFQTFVGLMGKRSFEDEGFMGAAQRSEDY from the exons ATGGAGATGGTGAAACTTGTTGTgattgttctgctgctgctgacaaatGTTTTCTGTCAAGATGTGGAAAACTGGAGAGGAGCCAGAGAAGAG AACAAATGGCCAAACTCTGAAGTCATTGAAGATGTTTTCGTGAGACTGATCAGAAAACCAGGACCACGCCAGTATCTGAGACTCACGGGGAAGAAAGACTCTG GGAAAATACAGCCAGCACATAAAC GACACAAATTCCAAACCTTCGTGGGTCTGATGGGGAAACGGAGCTTTGAGGATGAAG GCTTCATGGGAGCTGCACAGAGGAGCGAGGATTACTGA